Proteins found in one Primulina eburnea isolate SZY01 chromosome 16, ASM2296580v1, whole genome shotgun sequence genomic segment:
- the LOC140816765 gene encoding phosphatidylinositol-3-phosphatase SAC1-like isoform X3, which produces MARPETVKSNSVNLQPQSVPNSMKNLQRNDPETTPDPNSYSLEKFRLYETRARFYLIGSGRNKRFFRVLKIDRMEPSDLNISEDPVVYPPQEVKSLLQRIAEGNRATGGLNFVAKVYGIVGEEGMPYENMFVWNAFLTQAIRLRCKNTIWTIALVHGHFKQVRLSIFGRDICVSLVSRRSRHFAGTRYLKRGVNDHGRVANDVETEQIVLDEEAGSCKGKMSSVVQMRGSIPLFWSQEASRFSPKPDIILQRYDPTYEATKQHFEDLAERYGNPIIVLNLIKTVEKRPREMMLRREFANAVGYLNQILTEENHLKFIHWDFHKFAKSKSANVLAVLGGVASEALDLTGFYYSGKPLVTKRKAVQLSRTSTGRDSSLRDLRATSGDLSRISGSTDSLTSLIKQDRESETSQQSRKETNGYAGSQYQSGVLRTNCIDCLDRTNVAQYAYGLAALGRQLHALGMTDNQKVDPDSSIAAALMDMYQSMGDALAQQYGGSAAHNIVFPERQGKWKATTQSREFLKSIKRYYSNAYTDGEKQDAINLFLGYFQPQEGKPALWELDSDYYLHVSGILDDLMPESYSPLEDAKPLRATIPLTPIPACREDFSRLKLTSFDKLIERTCSSIKNVRLCSELDQKSGGFGVAPDAAEIQLKSPNWLFGQRKYDDSSSAPKPASHQFENGGARDERKDGLCELNLFCPVVESDEEDVFQRYLAMTTVDEANGWCGGTLLGDQNESGEIYRHYAELIQVPSGEPFQNDLEQEKYYTNLLSVNMVDCIEDTAVETEMEAAVKEYDQAGADLGIFPKSYKALAVDPSQLTRWIIGEERLLKL; this is translated from the exons ATGGCTAGACCCgagactgtgaaatcaaattccGTGAATCTTCAGCCGCAATCCGTGCCTAATTCTATGAAAAATCTTCAGCGCAATGATCCGGAAACCACGCCCGATCCGAACTCGTATTCTCTGGAGAAATTCCGACTGTACGAAACTCGCGCG AGGTTTTATTTGATTGGAAGTGGTAGGAACAAGAGATTTTTTAGGGTGCTAAAGATTGATAGAATGGAGCCCTCGGATTTGAATATTAGTGAAGACCCCGTGGTTTATCCTCCTCAAGAAGTCAAGAGCTTGCTCCAAAGGATTGCTGAGGGAAATCGTGCCACTGGAGGGTTAAATTTTGTTGCCAAGGTATATGGCATTGTTG GAGAAGAAGGGATGCCATATGAAAACATGTTTGTTTGGAATGCTTTTCTAACACAAGCGATTCGATTAAGATGCAAGAATACCATCTGGACCATAGCTCTGGTTCACGGACATTTCAAACAG GTTAGACTATCCATTTTTGGACGAGATATTTGTGTTTCTCTGGTTTCGAGACGTTCACGCCATTTTGCAGGGACACG TTATTTAAAGCGTGGGGTTAATGATCATGGGCGTGTAGCAAATGATGTTGAAACGGAGCAAATCGTCCTTGATGAAGAAGCTGGGTCATGTAAAGGAAAAATGAGTTCTGTTGTACAGATGAGGGGTTCCATTCCTCTTTTTTGGTCTCAAGAAGCTTCAAGGTTCAGTCCAAAGCCTGATATCATAT TACAACGATATGATCCTACATATGAGGCTACCAAACAGCATTTTGAAGACCTGGCAGAGAGATATGGCAATCCGATTATAGTTCTTAATCTCATAAAG ACAGTTGAGAAAAGACCACGAGAAATGATGCTAAGGCGTGAGTTTGCTAATGCTGTGGGGTATCTTAACCAGATTCTTACTGAAGaaaatcatctcaaatttaTCCACTGGGACTTTCACAAGTTTGCAAAGAG CAAGTCTGCCAATGTGTTAGCTGTTTTGGGTGGTGTTGCAAGTGAAGCACTTGATTTAACGGGATTTTATTACAGTGGAAAGCCTTTGGTTACAAAAAGAAAGGCTGTCCAACTTTCTAGAACCAGCACTGGCAG GGATTCTTCTCTTAGAGATTTAAGAGCCACCTCTGGAGATCTTTCAAGGATTAGTGGCAGCACCGATTCTTTGACGTCCTTGATCAAACAAGACAGGGAGTCTGAAACTAGTCAACAGAGTAGGAAAGAGACTAATGGCTATGCAGGATCACAATATCAGAGTGGAGTTCTGCGGACAAACTGCATTGACTGCTTGGATCGTACGAATGTTGCCCAATATGCTTATGGATTAGCAGCTTTAGGTCGCCAACTTCATGCGTTGGGCATGACGGACAATCAAAAAGTTGATCCTGATAGCAGCATTGCCGCTGCTCTCATGGATATGTACCAGAGCATGGGTGATGCCTTGGCGCAGCAATATGGAGGCTCGGCAGCTCACAACATT GTGTTCCCAGAGAGGCAGGGGAAGTGGAAAGCTACAACTCAGTCTAGGGAATTTCTGAAATCTATAAAGCGATATTACAGCAATGCTTACACAGATGGTGAAAAGCAGGATGCAATAAATTT ATTTTTGGGTTATTTTCAACCGCAAGAAGGAAAACCTGCCCTTTGGGAATTGGATTCAGATTATTACCTTCATGTTTCTGGAATTTTAGATGATCTCATGCCTGAAAG CTATAGTCCTTTGGAAGATGCAAAACCTTTGAGAGCAACAATTCCTCTGACCCCGATTCCAGCTTGCCGTGAAGACTTCTCACGTTTGAAGTTGACATCATTTGATAAATTGATTGAGAGAACATGCAGTTCAATCAAGAATGTACGGCTCTGTAGCGAGCTCGATCAAAAATCAGGGGGCTTTGGTGTGGCACCTGATGCTGC TGAAATACAGCTCAAAAGTCCAAACTGGCTTTTTGGCCAGAGAAAATACGATGATAGTAGCTCTGCACCAAAACCGGCATCACATCAATTTGAAAATGGGGGAGCTCGTGATGAGAGAAAAGATGGATTATGTGAACTTAATCTATTTTGTCCTGTTGTTGAGAGTGATGAAGAAGATGTTTTCCAACG ATATTTAGCAATGACTACGGTGGATGAGGCCAATGGTTGGTGTGGTGGTACGTTATTGGGTGATCAAAATGAAAGCGGCGAGATTTATCGGCACTACGCTGAACTCATTCAG GTGCCTTCAGGGGAACCTTTTCAGAACGATCTCGAACAAGAAAAATATTACACCAATCTTCTTAGTGTGAACATGGTTGACTGCATAGAAGATACTGCTGTTGAAACAGAAATGGAAGCCGCTGTCAAGGAGTATGACCAAGCTGGTGCTGATCTCGGGATTTTCCCCAAGTCATATAAAGCTCTAGCTGTCGATCCAAGCCAGCTAACCAGATGGATTATCGGTGAAGAACGGTTGCTCAAGCTTTAA
- the LOC140816765 gene encoding phosphatidylinositol-3-phosphatase SAC1-like isoform X1 encodes MARPETVKSNSVNLQPQSVPNSMKNLQRNDPETTPDPNSYSLEKFRLYETRARFYLIGSGRNKRFFRVLKIDRMEPSDLNISEDPVVYPPQEVKSLLQRIAEGNRATGGLNFVAKVYGIVGCIKFLESYYLILVTKRRQIGCICGHAIYGIDESQIITIPHVSVQTDVAHSKTELRYKKLLSSVDLTKDFFYSYTYPIMQSLQKNVSSTGEEGMPYENMFVWNAFLTQAIRLRCKNTIWTIALVHGHFKQVRLSIFGRDICVSLVSRRSRHFAGTRYLKRGVNDHGRVANDVETEQIVLDEEAGSCKGKMSSVVQMRGSIPLFWSQEASRFSPKPDIILQRYDPTYEATKQHFEDLAERYGNPIIVLNLIKTVEKRPREMMLRREFANAVGYLNQILTEENHLKFIHWDFHKFAKSKSANVLAVLGGVASEALDLTGFYYSGKPLVTKRKAVQLSRTSTGRDSSLRDLRATSGDLSRISGSTDSLTSLIKQDRESETSQQSRKETNGYAGSQYQSGVLRTNCIDCLDRTNVAQYAYGLAALGRQLHALGMTDNQKVDPDSSIAAALMDMYQSMGDALAQQYGGSAAHNIVFPERQGKWKATTQSREFLKSIKRYYSNAYTDGEKQDAINLFLGYFQPQEGKPALWELDSDYYLHVSGILDDLMPESYSPLEDAKPLRATIPLTPIPACREDFSRLKLTSFDKLIERTCSSIKNVRLCSELDQKSGGFGVAPDAAEIQLKSPNWLFGQRKYDDSSSAPKPASHQFENGGARDERKDGLCELNLFCPVVESDEEDVFQRYLAMTTVDEANGWCGGTLLGDQNESGEIYRHYAELIQVPSGEPFQNDLEQEKYYTNLLSVNMVDCIEDTAVETEMEAAVKEYDQAGADLGIFPKSYKALAVDPSQLTRWIIGEERLLKL; translated from the exons ATGGCTAGACCCgagactgtgaaatcaaattccGTGAATCTTCAGCCGCAATCCGTGCCTAATTCTATGAAAAATCTTCAGCGCAATGATCCGGAAACCACGCCCGATCCGAACTCGTATTCTCTGGAGAAATTCCGACTGTACGAAACTCGCGCG AGGTTTTATTTGATTGGAAGTGGTAGGAACAAGAGATTTTTTAGGGTGCTAAAGATTGATAGAATGGAGCCCTCGGATTTGAATATTAGTGAAGACCCCGTGGTTTATCCTCCTCAAGAAGTCAAGAGCTTGCTCCAAAGGATTGCTGAGGGAAATCGTGCCACTGGAGGGTTAAATTTTGTTGCCAAGGTATATGGCATTGTTG GCTgcattaaattcttggaatcaTATTATCTGATACTGGTGACAAAGCGTCGGCAGATTGGATGTATATGTGGCCATGCTATATATGGTATAGATGAGAGCCAAATAATTACCATTCCACATGTTTCAGTTCAAACTGATGTTGCTCATTCAAAAACGGAGTTGCG GTACAAGAAGCTTTTATCCAGTGTCGATTTGACAAAAGATTTTTTCTATAGCTATACATATCCTATAATGCAAAGTTTACAGAAAAATGTGTCATCAACAGGAGAAGAAGGGATGCCATATGAAAACATGTTTGTTTGGAATGCTTTTCTAACACAAGCGATTCGATTAAGATGCAAGAATACCATCTGGACCATAGCTCTGGTTCACGGACATTTCAAACAG GTTAGACTATCCATTTTTGGACGAGATATTTGTGTTTCTCTGGTTTCGAGACGTTCACGCCATTTTGCAGGGACACG TTATTTAAAGCGTGGGGTTAATGATCATGGGCGTGTAGCAAATGATGTTGAAACGGAGCAAATCGTCCTTGATGAAGAAGCTGGGTCATGTAAAGGAAAAATGAGTTCTGTTGTACAGATGAGGGGTTCCATTCCTCTTTTTTGGTCTCAAGAAGCTTCAAGGTTCAGTCCAAAGCCTGATATCATAT TACAACGATATGATCCTACATATGAGGCTACCAAACAGCATTTTGAAGACCTGGCAGAGAGATATGGCAATCCGATTATAGTTCTTAATCTCATAAAG ACAGTTGAGAAAAGACCACGAGAAATGATGCTAAGGCGTGAGTTTGCTAATGCTGTGGGGTATCTTAACCAGATTCTTACTGAAGaaaatcatctcaaatttaTCCACTGGGACTTTCACAAGTTTGCAAAGAG CAAGTCTGCCAATGTGTTAGCTGTTTTGGGTGGTGTTGCAAGTGAAGCACTTGATTTAACGGGATTTTATTACAGTGGAAAGCCTTTGGTTACAAAAAGAAAGGCTGTCCAACTTTCTAGAACCAGCACTGGCAG GGATTCTTCTCTTAGAGATTTAAGAGCCACCTCTGGAGATCTTTCAAGGATTAGTGGCAGCACCGATTCTTTGACGTCCTTGATCAAACAAGACAGGGAGTCTGAAACTAGTCAACAGAGTAGGAAAGAGACTAATGGCTATGCAGGATCACAATATCAGAGTGGAGTTCTGCGGACAAACTGCATTGACTGCTTGGATCGTACGAATGTTGCCCAATATGCTTATGGATTAGCAGCTTTAGGTCGCCAACTTCATGCGTTGGGCATGACGGACAATCAAAAAGTTGATCCTGATAGCAGCATTGCCGCTGCTCTCATGGATATGTACCAGAGCATGGGTGATGCCTTGGCGCAGCAATATGGAGGCTCGGCAGCTCACAACATT GTGTTCCCAGAGAGGCAGGGGAAGTGGAAAGCTACAACTCAGTCTAGGGAATTTCTGAAATCTATAAAGCGATATTACAGCAATGCTTACACAGATGGTGAAAAGCAGGATGCAATAAATTT ATTTTTGGGTTATTTTCAACCGCAAGAAGGAAAACCTGCCCTTTGGGAATTGGATTCAGATTATTACCTTCATGTTTCTGGAATTTTAGATGATCTCATGCCTGAAAG CTATAGTCCTTTGGAAGATGCAAAACCTTTGAGAGCAACAATTCCTCTGACCCCGATTCCAGCTTGCCGTGAAGACTTCTCACGTTTGAAGTTGACATCATTTGATAAATTGATTGAGAGAACATGCAGTTCAATCAAGAATGTACGGCTCTGTAGCGAGCTCGATCAAAAATCAGGGGGCTTTGGTGTGGCACCTGATGCTGC TGAAATACAGCTCAAAAGTCCAAACTGGCTTTTTGGCCAGAGAAAATACGATGATAGTAGCTCTGCACCAAAACCGGCATCACATCAATTTGAAAATGGGGGAGCTCGTGATGAGAGAAAAGATGGATTATGTGAACTTAATCTATTTTGTCCTGTTGTTGAGAGTGATGAAGAAGATGTTTTCCAACG ATATTTAGCAATGACTACGGTGGATGAGGCCAATGGTTGGTGTGGTGGTACGTTATTGGGTGATCAAAATGAAAGCGGCGAGATTTATCGGCACTACGCTGAACTCATTCAG GTGCCTTCAGGGGAACCTTTTCAGAACGATCTCGAACAAGAAAAATATTACACCAATCTTCTTAGTGTGAACATGGTTGACTGCATAGAAGATACTGCTGTTGAAACAGAAATGGAAGCCGCTGTCAAGGAGTATGACCAAGCTGGTGCTGATCTCGGGATTTTCCCCAAGTCATATAAAGCTCTAGCTGTCGATCCAAGCCAGCTAACCAGATGGATTATCGGTGAAGAACGGTTGCTCAAGCTTTAA
- the LOC140816765 gene encoding phosphatidylinositol-3-phosphatase SAC1-like isoform X2, with amino-acid sequence MARPETVKSNSVNLQPQSVPNSMKNLQRNDPETTPDPNSYSLEKFRLYETRARFYLIGSGRNKRFFRVLKIDRMEPSDLNISEDPVVYPPQEVKSLLQRIAEGNRATGGLNFVAKVYGIVGCIKFLESYYLILVTKRRQIGCICGHAIYGIDESQIITIPHVSVQTDVAHSKTELRYKKLLSSVDLTKDFFYSYTYPIMQSLQKNVSSTGEEGMPYENMFVWNAFLTQAIRLRCKNTIWTIALVHGHFKQVRLSIFGRDICVSLVSRRSRHFAGTRYLKRGVNDHGRVANDVETEQIVLDEEAGSCKGKMSSVVQMRGSIPLFWSQEASRFSPKPDIILQRYDPTYEATKQHFEDLAERYGNPIIVLNLIKTVEKRPREMMLRREFANAVGYLNQILTEENHLKFIHWDFHKFAKSKSANVLAVLGGVASEALDLTGFYYSGKPLVTKRKAVQLSRTSTGRDSSLRDLRATSGDLSRISGSTDSLTSLIKQDRESETSQQSRKETNGYAGSQYQSGVLRTNCIDCLDRTNVAQYAYGLAALGRQLHALGMTDNQKVDPDSSIAAALMDMYQSMGDALAQQYGGSAAHNIVFPERQGKWKATTQSREFLKSIKRYYSNAYTDGEKQDAINLFLGYFQPQEGKPALWELDSDYYLHVSGILDDLMPESPLEDAKPLRATIPLTPIPACREDFSRLKLTSFDKLIERTCSSIKNVRLCSELDQKSGGFGVAPDAAEIQLKSPNWLFGQRKYDDSSSAPKPASHQFENGGARDERKDGLCELNLFCPVVESDEEDVFQRYLAMTTVDEANGWCGGTLLGDQNESGEIYRHYAELIQVPSGEPFQNDLEQEKYYTNLLSVNMVDCIEDTAVETEMEAAVKEYDQAGADLGIFPKSYKALAVDPSQLTRWIIGEERLLKL; translated from the exons ATGGCTAGACCCgagactgtgaaatcaaattccGTGAATCTTCAGCCGCAATCCGTGCCTAATTCTATGAAAAATCTTCAGCGCAATGATCCGGAAACCACGCCCGATCCGAACTCGTATTCTCTGGAGAAATTCCGACTGTACGAAACTCGCGCG AGGTTTTATTTGATTGGAAGTGGTAGGAACAAGAGATTTTTTAGGGTGCTAAAGATTGATAGAATGGAGCCCTCGGATTTGAATATTAGTGAAGACCCCGTGGTTTATCCTCCTCAAGAAGTCAAGAGCTTGCTCCAAAGGATTGCTGAGGGAAATCGTGCCACTGGAGGGTTAAATTTTGTTGCCAAGGTATATGGCATTGTTG GCTgcattaaattcttggaatcaTATTATCTGATACTGGTGACAAAGCGTCGGCAGATTGGATGTATATGTGGCCATGCTATATATGGTATAGATGAGAGCCAAATAATTACCATTCCACATGTTTCAGTTCAAACTGATGTTGCTCATTCAAAAACGGAGTTGCG GTACAAGAAGCTTTTATCCAGTGTCGATTTGACAAAAGATTTTTTCTATAGCTATACATATCCTATAATGCAAAGTTTACAGAAAAATGTGTCATCAACAGGAGAAGAAGGGATGCCATATGAAAACATGTTTGTTTGGAATGCTTTTCTAACACAAGCGATTCGATTAAGATGCAAGAATACCATCTGGACCATAGCTCTGGTTCACGGACATTTCAAACAG GTTAGACTATCCATTTTTGGACGAGATATTTGTGTTTCTCTGGTTTCGAGACGTTCACGCCATTTTGCAGGGACACG TTATTTAAAGCGTGGGGTTAATGATCATGGGCGTGTAGCAAATGATGTTGAAACGGAGCAAATCGTCCTTGATGAAGAAGCTGGGTCATGTAAAGGAAAAATGAGTTCTGTTGTACAGATGAGGGGTTCCATTCCTCTTTTTTGGTCTCAAGAAGCTTCAAGGTTCAGTCCAAAGCCTGATATCATAT TACAACGATATGATCCTACATATGAGGCTACCAAACAGCATTTTGAAGACCTGGCAGAGAGATATGGCAATCCGATTATAGTTCTTAATCTCATAAAG ACAGTTGAGAAAAGACCACGAGAAATGATGCTAAGGCGTGAGTTTGCTAATGCTGTGGGGTATCTTAACCAGATTCTTACTGAAGaaaatcatctcaaatttaTCCACTGGGACTTTCACAAGTTTGCAAAGAG CAAGTCTGCCAATGTGTTAGCTGTTTTGGGTGGTGTTGCAAGTGAAGCACTTGATTTAACGGGATTTTATTACAGTGGAAAGCCTTTGGTTACAAAAAGAAAGGCTGTCCAACTTTCTAGAACCAGCACTGGCAG GGATTCTTCTCTTAGAGATTTAAGAGCCACCTCTGGAGATCTTTCAAGGATTAGTGGCAGCACCGATTCTTTGACGTCCTTGATCAAACAAGACAGGGAGTCTGAAACTAGTCAACAGAGTAGGAAAGAGACTAATGGCTATGCAGGATCACAATATCAGAGTGGAGTTCTGCGGACAAACTGCATTGACTGCTTGGATCGTACGAATGTTGCCCAATATGCTTATGGATTAGCAGCTTTAGGTCGCCAACTTCATGCGTTGGGCATGACGGACAATCAAAAAGTTGATCCTGATAGCAGCATTGCCGCTGCTCTCATGGATATGTACCAGAGCATGGGTGATGCCTTGGCGCAGCAATATGGAGGCTCGGCAGCTCACAACATT GTGTTCCCAGAGAGGCAGGGGAAGTGGAAAGCTACAACTCAGTCTAGGGAATTTCTGAAATCTATAAAGCGATATTACAGCAATGCTTACACAGATGGTGAAAAGCAGGATGCAATAAATTT ATTTTTGGGTTATTTTCAACCGCAAGAAGGAAAACCTGCCCTTTGGGAATTGGATTCAGATTATTACCTTCATGTTTCTGGAATTTTAGATGATCTCATGCCTGAAAG TCCTTTGGAAGATGCAAAACCTTTGAGAGCAACAATTCCTCTGACCCCGATTCCAGCTTGCCGTGAAGACTTCTCACGTTTGAAGTTGACATCATTTGATAAATTGATTGAGAGAACATGCAGTTCAATCAAGAATGTACGGCTCTGTAGCGAGCTCGATCAAAAATCAGGGGGCTTTGGTGTGGCACCTGATGCTGC TGAAATACAGCTCAAAAGTCCAAACTGGCTTTTTGGCCAGAGAAAATACGATGATAGTAGCTCTGCACCAAAACCGGCATCACATCAATTTGAAAATGGGGGAGCTCGTGATGAGAGAAAAGATGGATTATGTGAACTTAATCTATTTTGTCCTGTTGTTGAGAGTGATGAAGAAGATGTTTTCCAACG ATATTTAGCAATGACTACGGTGGATGAGGCCAATGGTTGGTGTGGTGGTACGTTATTGGGTGATCAAAATGAAAGCGGCGAGATTTATCGGCACTACGCTGAACTCATTCAG GTGCCTTCAGGGGAACCTTTTCAGAACGATCTCGAACAAGAAAAATATTACACCAATCTTCTTAGTGTGAACATGGTTGACTGCATAGAAGATACTGCTGTTGAAACAGAAATGGAAGCCGCTGTCAAGGAGTATGACCAAGCTGGTGCTGATCTCGGGATTTTCCCCAAGTCATATAAAGCTCTAGCTGTCGATCCAAGCCAGCTAACCAGATGGATTATCGGTGAAGAACGGTTGCTCAAGCTTTAA